One stretch of Arachis duranensis cultivar V14167 chromosome 1, aradu.V14167.gnm2.J7QH, whole genome shotgun sequence DNA includes these proteins:
- the LOC107477612 gene encoding glutamyl-tRNA(Gln) amidotransferase subunit A, chloroplastic/mitochondrial — MILTLQTPRPLSRLPRFLPFSTNASITLNQADSLDRRIAAGEDVGPLAGVLVAVKDNICTADMPSTGGSRILEGYRPPFDATAVKRAKELGAIVVGKTNLDEFGMGSTTEGSAFQVTANPWDLSRVPGGSSGGSAAAVSARQCVVSLGSDTGGSVRQPASFCGVVGLKPTYGRVSRFGLMAYASSLDTIGCFGSSVADAGILLHAISGHDRFDATSSNQDVPNFLSHFVSASSFESKPLKGLRVGLIRETIGDGVDAGVISAIHSAASHFEELGCSVNEVSLPSFSLGLPAYYILASSESSSNLSRYDGIRYGNQVYADELDSLYGSSRANGFGSEVKMRILMGTYALSAGYYDAYYKRAQQVRTIIRNSFTEALNQNDILISPAAPSPAYKIGEKKNDPLAMYAGDIMTVNVNLAGLPALVLPCGFVEGGTAGLPIGLQMIGAAFGEEELLRVGHIFEQTLENCRFVPPIIAEDIAS, encoded by the exons ATGATATTGACACTCCAAACCCCACGTCCACTCTCTCGCCTCCCTCGCTTCCTTCCATTCTCCACCAACGCCTCTATTACCCTAAACCAAGCCGACTCACTCGACCGCCGCATCGCCGCCGGCGAGGATGTTGGTCCCCTCGCCGGAGTTCTGGTGGCCGTCAAGGACAACATATGTACTGCTGATATGCCGTCCACCGGCGGCTCACGCATTCTCGAAGGGTACCGGCCGCCGTTCGACGCAACCGCCGTAAAGAGGGCGAAGGAGCTTGGCGCCATTGTTGTTGGAAAGACCAATCTAGATGAGTTCGGTATGGGTAGCACCACTGAAGGTTCTGCATTTCAG GTCACAGCCAATCCATGGGATCTTTCTAGGGTGCCAGGAGGATCATCAGGAGGATCGGCAGCTGCAGTTTCTGCCAGGCAGTGTGTGGTATCACTGGGAAGTGATACTGGTGGAAGCGTGAGACAGCCAGCATCTTTTTGCGGTGTTGTAGGTTTGAAGCCAACTTATGGGCGTGTCTCAAGATTTGGACTTATGGCGTATGCGTCTTCACTTGATACTATTGGTTGCTTTGGTTCATCAGTCGCTGATGCCGGGATTCTCCTTCATGCAATTTCTGGTCATGATAGATTTGATGCCACCTCAAGTAATCAA GATGTGCCCAACTTTCTGTCTCATTTTGTCTCTGCTAGTTCCTTTGAAAGTAAGCCCTTGAAGGGTCTGAGAGTTGGTCTGATTCGTGAAACCATTGGTGACGGTGTTGATGCTGGagtaatttctgcaattcattcTGCTGCTTCCCATTTTGAGGAATTAGGATGCTCTGTAAATGAG GTCTCACTTCCATCCTTTTCCCTTGGGTTGCCAGCCTACTATATCCTTGCTTCATCTGAATCATCTTCCAACTTGTCTCGCTACGATGGTATCAG ATATGGAAACCAAGTTTATGCTGATGAGCTTGACTCTCTTTATGGAAGTTCCCGAGCTAATGGATTTGGTTCTGAG gtcAAAATGAGAATTTTGATGGGGACATATGCTCTTTCAGCTGGTTACTATGATGCATATTACAAACGTGCACAGCAG GTGAGAACCATAATTAGGAATAGCTTTACAGAAGCACTCAATCAAAATGACATCCTGATTTCACCAGCAGCTCCTTCACCTGCTTATAAAATTG gtgaaaagaaaaatgatcccTTGGCCATGTATGCAGGAGACATCATGACT GTAAATGTTAACCTAGCTGGACTACCCGCCTTGGTTTTGCCATGTGGATTTGTTGAGGGTGGGACTGCCGGGCTTCCTATTGGTCTACAAATGATTGGTGCAGCATTTGGTGAG GAAGAGCTTCTGAGGGTGGGACATATCTTTGAGCAGACGCTTGAAAATTGCAGATTTGTTCCACCAATTATAGCTGAAGACATTGCAAGCTAG
- the LOC107477603 gene encoding LOW QUALITY PROTEIN: uncharacterized protein LOC107477603 (The sequence of the model RefSeq protein was modified relative to this genomic sequence to represent the inferred CDS: deleted 1 base in 1 codon) — MMRRGEVQLPARKLPSLVDLCVQKIIDNIRYLGNVGCVDLHLLERILPHCTVDQLIHVEKASEGADLSPVTDKLWKGFFEKQYGLNCAKEVMRRMREKKVSFKWKQLYEAKQKEIAEAEKEVSNRIRNLYKKEDAKKQSRQVQLCTKTPPSSKKRFWGDGPGYNVSNLKSNIMKKSKIEFLKSHEMKNLAVMKKNTFQRTSSSTSITRTGSTSGIGSTSKDPNPSEGCFRSKLCER; from the exons ATGATGAGAAGAGGCGAAGTTCAATTACCTGCGCGGAAACTTCCATCCCTGGTTGATCTATGTGTTCagaaaataatagataatataaGATACCTTGGAAACGTTGGTTGTGTCGATCTACACCTGCTCGAGCGAATTTTGCCACACTGCACGGTTGATCAGTTGATTCATGTGGAGAAGGCAAGCGAA GGAGCTGATTTGAGTCCGGTGACTGATAAGTTATGGAAAGGATTCTTTGAAAAGCAGTACGGGTTAAATTGCGCCAAGGAAGTAATGAGGAGGATGAGAGAAAAGAAAGTGTCATTTAAATGGAAGCAGTTGTACGAG gcaaaacagaaagaaatagcCGAGGCTGAGAAGGAAGTATCTAATCGAATCAGGAATCTGTACAAGAAAGAAGATGCAA AAAAACAGAGTAGGCAAGTACAGCTGTGCACTAAAACTCCACCTTCGAGTAAAAAAAGATTCTGGGGAG ATGGACCTGGTTACAATGTGTCAAATTTGAAGAGCAACATAATGAAGAAGTCAAAAATAGAATTTCTAAAGAG TCATGAGATGAAAAATCTTGCAGTGATGAAGAAGAATACTTTCCAGAGGACTAGTAG TTCAACAAGCATTACAAGGACTGGAAGTACTTCTGGAATTGGTTCAACATCAAAAGAT CCAAATCCATCAGAAGGATGTTTTAGGAGCAAATTATGTGAGAGATAG
- the LOC107477593 gene encoding citrate synthase, glyoxysomal produces MSATTFTSESSHVHVARDRLATLTAHLLPSSDSTASEDHLQPLQLSAPATATVTSLKGTLTVVDERTGKKYYIQVSPEGAVKATDFKKISIGKNDKGLKLYDPGYLNTAPVRSTISYIDGDEGILRYRGYPIEELAQKSTYMEVAYLIMYGNLPSENQLLDWEFAVSQHSAVPQGVLDIIHSMPHDAHPMGVLVNAMSALSVHHPDANPALRGLDVYNSKQVRDKQIARIIGKITTIAAAIYLRMAGRPPVLPSNQLSYTENFLYMLDSLGNRSYKPNPRLSRALDIIFILHAEHEMNCSTSAVRHLASSGVDVYTAVAGAVGALYGPLHGGANEAVLKMLSEIGTVDKIPEFIEGVKAKKRKLSGFGHRVYKNYDPRAKVLKRLAEEVFSIVGRDPLIEVAVALEKVALSDEFFIRRKLYPNVDFYSGLIYRAMGFPPEYFTILFAIPRMAGYLAHWRESLDDPDTKIMRPQQVYVGEWLRHYAPIKERTESSNTDKLGQLTVSNASKRRLAGTGI; encoded by the exons ATGTCTGCCACCACCTTCACCTCCGAATCATCGCATGTCCACGTGGCACGTGACCGTTTGGCCACTCTCACCGCTCACCTCCTTCCTTCCTCTGACTCTACCGCCTCGGAGGACCACCTCCAGCCACTCCAGCTGTCTGCTCCGGCGACGGCGACGGTGACGAGCCTGAAGGGGACACTGACGGTGGTGGACGAGAGGACTGGTAAGAAGTACTATATTCAGGTGTCTCCCGAAGGCGCCGTCAAAGCCACCGACTTCAAGAAG ATATCGATTGGAAAGAATGACAAGGGATTGAAACTTTATGACCCTGGCTATTTGAACACTGCACCTGTTAGATCAACTATTTCTTATATTGATGGTGATGAAGGAATCCTTAGATATAGAGGCTATCCTATTGAGGAATTGGCACAGAAAAGCACATACATGGAAGTAGCCTACCTCATAA TGTATGGAAATTTGCCTTCTGAAAATCAGTTATTGGATTGGGAGTTCGCTGTATCTCAGCATTCAGCTGTACCGCAGGGAGTTTTG GATATCATACATTCAATGCCACATGATGCTCATCCTATGGGTGTGCTTGTTAATGCCATGAGTGCTCTATCTGTTCATCATCCTGATGCTAATCCTGCACTCAGA GGTCTTGATGTTTACAACTCAAAGCAAGTCAGAGATAAACAAATAGCTCGGATTATCGGAAAG ATAACAACAATTGCTGCAGCAATTTATCTCAGAATGGCGGGACGGCCACCTGTGCTTCCATCGAATCAACTTTCTTACACAGAGAACTTCCTATacatgcttgattctct AGGCAACCGCTCATATAAACCAAATCCCCGGCTAAGTCGTGCACTGGATATTATTTTCATCCTGCATGCTGAACATGAAATGAATTGTTCCACATCCGCTGTTCGGCATCTTGCATCAAG TGGTGTTGATGTATACACTGCTGTTGCTGGTGCTGTTGGAGCTCTATATGGACCTCTTCATGGTGGAGCTAATGAG GCTGTTCTTAAAATGCTGAGTGAAATTGGAACTGTTGACAAAATTCCAGAGTTCATTGAGGGTGTTAAAGCAAA GAAGCGAAAGCTTAGTGGTTTCGGACATCGTGTTTACAAAAACTATGATCCCAGAGCAAAGGTCCTAAAGAGACTAGCAGAGGAAGTGTTTTCCATTGTTGGGCGGGATCCTCTTATTGAG GTTGCAGTTGCCTTGGAGAAGGTTGCACTATCTGATGAATTTTTCATCAGAAGAAAGCTATATCCAAACGTTGACTTCTACTCTGGACTAATTTATAG GGCCATGGGGTTTCCACCTGAGTACTTCACTATTTTATTTGCTATCCCTCGAATGGCTGGTTACTTGGCGCATTGGCGAGAGTCTTTGGATGATCCTGATACGAAGATTATGAGGCCTCAACAG GTTTATGTTGGGGAATGGTTGAGGCATTATGCACCAATCAAAGAAAGAACAGAATCAAGTAACACCGACAAGCTTGGCCAGTTGACCGTATCGAATGCCTCAAAGCGGCGGCTCGCTGGAACCGGGATATAG
- the LOC127747483 gene encoding zinc finger protein ZAT3-like: MNDINNYSSFAADSGSLDSNHSCLMVAVGSVGVEFAPSSSSSSSSSLTRCRKPRKKSAKLISIMEEEGVEGNKKRDSEEAPKITRPCTQCGKKFWSWKALYGHMRCHPERPWRGINPPRNLIPPPLVHEDTSGVTLEDHEVATCLLLLANSGRETVKNDEPNEVKIVECGDSYHYKEFECSSCKRVFGSHQALGGHRASHKNVKGCFAITRTTTEDHLLNINLLADADHGDGDGIASHQCSICLRVFPSGQALGGHKRCHWEKAEIDETDGSTSTLLPVDLNLPAPIDQHYYHCSSSTLTLDLRLGL, from the coding sequence ATGAACGACATTAACAACTACTCCTCCTTCGCAGCCGATTCAGGTTCTCTGGACTCAAATCATTCATGCTTGATGGTTGCGGTTGGAAGTGTCGGTGTTGAGTTTGCACCTTCGtcgtcttcatcatcatcatcatctcttACTCGGTGCCGTAAACCTAGAAAGAAGAGCGCTAAACTGATAAGCATAATGGAAGAAGAAGGAGTGGAAGGTAACAAGAAGCGAGACTCGGAGGAGGCGCCAAAGATCACGCGTCCATGCACTCAGTGCGGCAAGAAATTCTGGTCATGGAAGGCTCTCTATGGCCACATGCGGTGCCACCCTGAGCGGCCGTGGCGAGGCATAAATCCTCCTCGGAACCTCATCCCACCACCACTAGTACACGAAGACACGAGCGGCGTCACCCTGGAGGATCACGAGGTTGCCACGTGTCTCCTGCTGCTAGCGAACAGTGGGAGGGAGACGGTTAAAAATGATGAGCCTAATGAAGTGAAGATAGTGGAATGTGGAGATTCTTATCATTACAAAGAATTTGAGTGCTCCAGTTGCAAGAGAGTGTTTGGATCTCATCAAGCACTGGGAGGGCACAGAGCAAGTCACAAGAACGTCAAGGGATGCTTTGCCATTACTCGGACCACCACCGAGGATCATCTACTAAACATTAACCTCCTCGCGGATGCTGACCACGGCGACGGCGACGGCATCGCCAGCCACCAGTGTAGCATATGCCTCAGGGTGTTCCCCAGTGGCCAGGCTCTTGGTGGACACAAGAGGTGTCATTGGGAGAAAGCTGAGATTGATGAGACTGATGGGTCAACGTCAACACTACTCCCTGTTGACCTCAATTTGCCTGCTCCTATTGATCAACACTACTACCATTGCTCTTCTTCAACACTCACTCTGGATTTGAGGTTGGGTCTTTAA